A single Flavobacterium sp. 1 DNA region contains:
- a CDS encoding class I SAM-dependent RNA methyltransferase produces the protein MENFKMIAKTFFGFEEILAKELTMLGAQDVEQGVRMVSFKGDKGFMYKANLALRTALKILKPIYFFKARDEQSLYKGIRGTNWSKYINANQTFVIDATVHSEYFNHSEFVSQKCKDAIVDQFRERTGQRPSIDKVFPDLRINIHIDKDQVSVALDTSGNSLHQRGYRTATNIAPINEVLAAGILLLSGWDGQTDFLDPMCGSGTFLAEAAMIACNIPANINRKEFAFEKWNDWDNDLFDNIQDSLLKRVREFHYTIKGYDKAPSAVQKAKDNVKNANLDEYIKIEEKNFFDTEKTSEGKLHIVFNPPYDERLDIHMEEFYKNIGDTLKKNYPGTNAWFITGNLEALKFVGLKPSRKIKLFNASIEARLVKYEMYEGSKRTKFQTVPDGE, from the coding sequence ATGGAGAATTTTAAGATGATTGCTAAAACCTTTTTTGGTTTTGAAGAAATATTGGCGAAAGAGTTAACAATGCTGGGAGCTCAGGATGTGGAGCAGGGGGTGAGAATGGTGAGTTTTAAGGGAGATAAAGGATTTATGTACAAAGCGAATTTGGCTTTGCGTACAGCTTTGAAAATTTTAAAGCCGATTTATTTTTTTAAAGCAAGAGACGAACAATCTTTATATAAAGGAATTCGCGGAACAAATTGGTCGAAATATATCAATGCCAATCAGACTTTTGTGATTGATGCAACGGTGCATTCGGAATACTTTAACCACTCTGAGTTTGTATCTCAAAAATGTAAAGATGCTATTGTGGATCAATTTCGTGAAAGAACGGGACAACGCCCAAGTATTGATAAAGTTTTTCCGGATTTGAGAATTAATATTCACATTGACAAAGATCAAGTTTCGGTAGCATTAGATACTTCGGGGAATTCTTTACACCAACGTGGATACAGAACGGCAACGAATATTGCTCCTATAAATGAGGTTTTGGCAGCGGGAATTTTGTTGCTTTCAGGTTGGGATGGTCAAACAGATTTCTTGGATCCAATGTGCGGTTCAGGAACTTTCTTGGCAGAAGCGGCTATGATCGCCTGTAATATTCCTGCGAATATTAACCGTAAAGAGTTTGCTTTTGAAAAATGGAATGATTGGGATAATGATTTGTTTGATAATATTCAGGATAGTTTATTGAAGCGTGTTCGTGAATTTCATTACACGATAAAAGGATATGATAAAGCGCCATCTGCGGTTCAAAAAGCCAAAGATAACGTGAAGAATGCCAATCTGGATGAATATATTAAGATTGAAGAAAAGAATTTCTTCGATACTGAGAAAACATCGGAAGGGAAATTACATATCGTTTTCAACCCGCCTTATGATGAGCGTTTGGATATCCACATGGAAGAATTCTATAAAAATATTGGAGATACCTTGAAGAAAAATTACCCAGGTACCAATGCTTGGTTTATTACAGGAAATCTCGAAGCCTTGAAATTTGTAGGTTTGAAACCTTCCAGAAAAATTAAAC
- a CDS encoding bifunctional 2-polyprenyl-6-hydroxyphenol methylase/3-demethylubiquinol 3-O-methyltransferase UbiG → MSDSTNNKTQINDSNPENWFASWFDSPYYHILYKERNYREAQLFMDNLTHYLNLPEKAKVLDLACGKGRHSIYLNQLGFDVIGADLSENSIKEAQRNSNKTLHFQVHDMREVFEDKFDAIFNLFTSFGYFENDEDNLTTLKAIKESLTEYGFAVIDFMNVTNVLNTLVPEEVKTVDAIDFHIKRYLKDGHIYKEIDFDDQGQHYHFTEKVKALTLKDFEQMMEESGIFLLDIFGDYKLKKFHKTESERLIMIFK, encoded by the coding sequence ATGTCCGATTCCACAAATAACAAAACACAAATTAACGATTCCAATCCCGAAAATTGGTTCGCTTCTTGGTTTGACAGTCCATATTATCATATCCTTTACAAAGAAAGAAATTATAGAGAAGCCCAATTGTTTATGGATAATCTAACCCATTACCTCAATCTTCCAGAAAAGGCCAAAGTGCTGGATTTGGCTTGTGGAAAGGGACGCCATTCTATTTATTTAAATCAATTAGGCTTTGATGTTATTGGTGCCGATTTATCAGAAAACAGCATAAAAGAAGCTCAAAGAAACAGCAACAAAACTTTGCATTTTCAGGTACATGACATGCGCGAAGTATTTGAAGACAAGTTTGATGCTATTTTCAATTTGTTTACGAGCTTTGGTTATTTCGAAAACGATGAGGATAACCTAACGACTTTAAAAGCCATTAAAGAAAGCTTAACTGAATATGGTTTTGCTGTAATAGATTTCATGAACGTAACCAATGTTCTCAATACTTTGGTCCCGGAAGAAGTAAAAACCGTAGATGCAATTGACTTTCACATAAAACGTTATTTAAAAGACGGACATATTTATAAAGAAATTGATTTTGATGACCAAGGCCAGCATTATCATTTCACCGAAAAAGTAAAAGCACTTACACTTAAGGATTTCGAACAAATGATGGAAGAATCCGGCATCTTTCTATTAGATATTTTTGGAGATTATAAATTAAAAAAATTCCACAAAACCGAAAGCGAAAGATTAATTATGATTTTTAAGTAA
- a CDS encoding ZIP family metal transporter has product MNYLLPLLSVLLGYFIALFLKPKSKTNLKLLLAFSGSFLLSLTVMHLLPEVYESHNHNIGVFIMLGILFQIILEFFSKGAEHGHVHGHDKMYQIPWLLFISLCIHAFLEGFPVSHHHDLAIGIAIHHFPIAIILTTFFINAALNRNAIFFFMITFAVMTPLGTVVSDFIPQLNDYYTEITAVVIGILFHISSTIIFESSEGHKFNIAKVSMIVIGIVLACFL; this is encoded by the coding sequence ATGAATTACCTTTTACCCTTACTTTCTGTACTTCTTGGTTATTTCATAGCTTTATTTTTAAAGCCTAAAAGCAAAACCAATCTAAAACTATTGCTTGCTTTTAGCGGTTCATTCCTGCTATCCCTTACTGTGATGCATTTATTACCGGAAGTGTACGAAAGCCACAATCATAATATTGGAGTTTTTATAATGTTGGGTATTTTGTTCCAAATAATATTAGAATTTTTTTCCAAAGGAGCAGAACATGGTCATGTGCATGGTCACGATAAAATGTACCAAATCCCGTGGTTGCTATTCATCAGCCTTTGTATTCATGCCTTCTTAGAAGGATTTCCAGTAAGCCATCATCACGATTTAGCCATAGGAATAGCCATTCATCACTTTCCTATTGCTATTATTTTGACAACCTTTTTCATCAATGCAGCTCTCAACAGAAATGCAATCTTTTTCTTCATGATTACTTTTGCTGTCATGACACCGCTAGGCACTGTTGTCTCAGATTTCATACCTCAATTGAATGATTATTATACTGAGATAACAGCTGTAGTTATTGGTATTTTATTCCATATTTCATCTACCATCATTTTTGAAAGCAGTGAAGGACACAAATTCAATATCGCCAAAGTATCTATGATTGTAATCGGGATTGTTTTAGCTTGTTTTTTATAG
- a CDS encoding OsmC family protein has translation MGFKHLFKAKLNWNSIPKEDISSSKQYHKTHQIAIEGKEILNVSAAKAFKGDPSLYNPEDLLLSSVASCHMMSYLYVCSLKGIDVISYQDDAEATLEVLENGSGRFIEIRLYPKIVIKQQEKIAEALSLHAKANELCFIANSCNFKIVHFPSCESH, from the coding sequence ATGGGATTTAAACATTTATTTAAAGCGAAATTGAATTGGAATTCTATCCCAAAAGAAGATATTTCTTCTTCAAAACAATACCATAAAACTCATCAAATTGCTATTGAAGGAAAAGAAATTTTAAATGTTTCGGCTGCCAAAGCATTCAAAGGTGATCCTAGTTTATACAATCCAGAAGATTTATTGTTGAGCAGTGTGGCTTCCTGCCACATGATGTCCTATTTGTATGTTTGTTCCCTAAAAGGAATTGATGTAATCTCCTATCAGGATGATGCAGAAGCGACTCTAGAAGTTTTGGAAAATGGCTCTGGACGTTTTATCGAAATACGATTATATCCAAAAATTGTAATCAAGCAACAAGAAAAAATAGCAGAAGCCTTAAGTCTGCACGCCAAAGCAAACGAACTTTGTTTTATCGCTAATTCCTGTAATTTCAAAATCGTTCATTTTCCTAGTTGCGAAAGTCACTAA